Proteins encoded in a region of the Pseudomonas denitrificans (nom. rej.) genome:
- a CDS encoding MetQ/NlpA family ABC transporter substrate-binding protein → MKKAIAILAAVVAFSAHAGEKLVVGATPVPHAEILEFVKPELAKEGVDLDIKVFTDFIQPNLQLAQKNLDANYYQYRPFLDDFNKTRHTDLVPVVGIHIEPFGAYSTRYKSLAELPDGASVAIPNDPVNTGRALVLLAESGLIKLKDPSNPQSTERDITDNPKHLKIRELEGALLARAVKQVDLAFIFANYALEAGIDTKSALIVEKGKDLYAEFLVARPDNIQDPGIQKLAKVLNSPEVRQFILTRYKGEIAPAF, encoded by the coding sequence ATGAAAAAGGCCATCGCCATTCTGGCGGCCGTCGTCGCCTTCTCCGCCCACGCGGGGGAGAAGCTAGTGGTCGGCGCCACCCCGGTGCCCCACGCCGAGATCCTCGAGTTCGTCAAACCGGAACTGGCCAAGGAAGGCGTCGACCTCGATATCAAGGTCTTCACCGACTTCATCCAGCCCAACCTGCAGCTCGCGCAGAAGAACCTCGACGCCAACTACTACCAGTACCGTCCCTTCCTCGATGACTTCAACAAGACCCGCCACACCGATCTGGTGCCGGTGGTAGGCATCCACATCGAGCCCTTCGGCGCCTACTCCACCAGGTACAAGTCCCTTGCCGAGCTGCCCGACGGCGCCAGCGTGGCCATCCCCAATGACCCGGTGAACACCGGCCGCGCCCTGGTGCTGCTGGCCGAGAGCGGCCTCATCAAGCTCAAGGACCCGAGCAACCCACAGTCCACCGAGCGCGACATCACCGACAACCCCAAACACCTGAAGATTCGTGAGCTGGAAGGCGCCCTGCTGGCCCGCGCGGTGAAGCAGGTGGACCTGGCGTTCATCTTCGCCAACTACGCGCTGGAGGCCGGGATCGACACCAAGAGCGCGCTGATCGTGGAGAAAGGCAAGGACCTCTACGCCGAGTTCCTCGTCGCCCGCCCGGACAACATCCAGGACCCGGGCATCCAGAAGCTGGCCAAGGTGCTGAATTCGCCGGAGGTCCGCCAGTTCATCCTGACCCGCTACAAGGGTGAGATTGCGCCGGCGTTCTGA
- a CDS encoding LLM class flavin-dependent oxidoreductase, which produces MSQKQILLNAFSMNCVGHINHGLWTHPRDRSSDFNKLSHWTDLARLLEKGLFDGLFLADILGVYDVYQNGIELTAREAIQLPVNDPLMLVSAMAGATEHLGFGITANLTYEAPYPFARRLSTLDHLSDGRVGWNIVTGYLESTARAMGQDRQIDHDRRYDRADEYLEVLYKLWEGSWEDDAVVADRQRRIYAQPAKVHKVRHHGEFFDVEGYHLSQPSPQRTPLLFQAGASNRGLAFAARHAECVFVSAQTREATRVLVERIRQAMVDAGRRADDIKVFMGINVIVAPTEAEARDKLAEYRRFASAEAGLAHFASTTGIDFSRYALDEPIRYEKTNAIESATKALTVARTDATVRQLLEQLALGGRYTTLVGDPLQVADELLGWINEAGLDGFNLTRTVEPESYADFIDLVVPELQNRGAYKTTYADGTLREKLFGAGRARLPARHVGAGFRQATATGATPAFSL; this is translated from the coding sequence ATGAGCCAGAAGCAGATCCTCCTCAACGCCTTCAGCATGAATTGCGTCGGCCACATCAACCACGGCCTGTGGACCCATCCGCGCGACCGCTCCAGCGACTTCAACAAGCTCAGCCACTGGACCGACCTCGCCCGCCTGCTGGAGAAAGGCCTGTTCGACGGCCTGTTCCTCGCCGACATCCTCGGCGTCTACGACGTCTACCAGAACGGCATCGAACTCACCGCCAGGGAAGCCATCCAGCTGCCGGTGAACGACCCGCTGATGCTGGTCTCGGCCATGGCCGGGGCAACGGAGCACCTGGGCTTCGGCATTACCGCCAACCTCACTTACGAAGCGCCCTACCCGTTTGCCCGGCGACTCTCCACGCTGGATCACCTGAGCGACGGCCGGGTCGGCTGGAACATCGTCACCGGCTACCTGGAAAGCACCGCCCGCGCCATGGGCCAGGACCGACAGATCGACCACGACCGTCGCTACGACCGCGCCGACGAATACCTGGAGGTGCTCTACAAGCTCTGGGAAGGCAGCTGGGAAGACGATGCCGTCGTCGCCGACCGCCAGCGGCGCATCTACGCGCAGCCGGCCAAGGTGCACAAGGTCCGCCACCACGGCGAGTTCTTCGACGTCGAGGGTTACCACCTCAGCCAGCCGTCGCCGCAGCGCACGCCGCTGCTGTTCCAGGCCGGTGCGTCGAATCGCGGACTGGCCTTCGCCGCACGCCACGCCGAGTGCGTGTTCGTCTCGGCGCAGACCCGCGAGGCCACCCGCGTGCTGGTGGAGCGCATCCGTCAGGCGATGGTGGATGCCGGCCGCCGGGCGGACGACATCAAGGTATTCATGGGCATCAACGTCATCGTCGCACCGACCGAAGCCGAGGCCCGCGACAAGCTCGCCGAATACCGCCGCTTCGCCAGTGCCGAGGCCGGCCTTGCGCACTTCGCCAGCACCACCGGCATCGACTTCTCGCGCTACGCACTGGACGAGCCGATCCGCTACGAGAAGACCAACGCCATCGAGTCCGCCACCAAGGCGCTGACCGTCGCCCGCACCGATGCCACCGTGCGCCAGTTGCTGGAACAGCTCGCCCTCGGCGGCCGCTACACCACGCTGGTCGGCGACCCGCTGCAGGTGGCCGATGAGCTGCTGGGCTGGATCAACGAGGCCGGTCTGGACGGCTTCAACCTCACCCGCACCGTGGAGCCGGAAAGCTACGCCGACTTCATCGACCTCGTGGTACCCGAACTGCAGAACCGCGGCGCCTACAAGACCACCTACGCGGACGGCACGCTGCGGGAAAAACTCTTCGGCGCCGGCCGCGCCCGACTGCCCGCACGGCACGTCGGCGCAGGCTTTCGCCAGGCAACCGCCACTGGAGCGACTCCAGCTTTCTCGCTTTGA
- a CDS encoding MetQ/NlpA family ABC transporter substrate-binding protein: MRARFKLALGLSLNLLAAGLAQAADTLRLGTTAAFAPPLEVAVKEAAEQGLKVELVEFTDWNAPNITLDHGDIDANYFQHTPFLENANREGGLHLKAFAPGIINNVGLYSTRYKAIADLPEGAKVAIANDPINGGRGLQLLQKAGLLRLKDGVGYKATLDDIVANPKHLQIIELEAVQLVRALDDVDLAQGYPHYIRLAGTLDPNSALLFDGIENREYVIQFVTRDDYKDPDGKLKKFVDLYQHSPQVRAALDKAHGSLYQPGWQ; encoded by the coding sequence ATGCGTGCACGCTTCAAACTGGCCCTCGGGCTCTCCCTCAACCTCCTCGCCGCCGGCCTCGCCCAGGCCGCCGACACCCTGCGCCTGGGCACCACCGCCGCCTTCGCCCCACCGCTGGAAGTGGCGGTGAAGGAAGCCGCCGAACAGGGCCTGAAGGTCGAGCTGGTGGAGTTCACCGACTGGAACGCACCGAACATCACCCTCGACCACGGCGACATCGACGCCAACTACTTCCAGCACACGCCCTTCCTGGAGAACGCCAACCGCGAGGGCGGCCTGCACCTGAAGGCGTTCGCGCCGGGGATCATCAACAACGTCGGCCTGTACTCGACCCGATACAAGGCCATCGCCGACCTGCCCGAGGGTGCCAAGGTCGCCATCGCCAACGACCCCATCAATGGCGGCCGTGGCCTGCAGCTGCTGCAGAAGGCCGGGCTGCTCAGGCTCAAGGATGGCGTCGGCTACAAGGCGACACTGGACGACATCGTGGCCAACCCCAAACACCTCCAGATCATCGAGCTGGAGGCCGTGCAGCTGGTCCGCGCGCTGGACGACGTCGATCTCGCCCAGGGCTACCCGCACTACATCCGCCTGGCCGGGACCCTCGATCCGAACAGCGCGCTGCTGTTCGATGGCATCGAGAACCGCGAGTACGTCATCCAGTTCGTGACCCGCGATGACTACAAGGACCCGGACGGCAAGCTGAAGAAATTCGTCGATCTCTACCAGCACTCGCCGCAGGTCCGCGCCGCGCTGGACAAGGCCCACGGCTCGCTCTACCAGCCGGGCTGGCAGTAA
- a CDS encoding SfnB family sulfur acquisition oxidoreductase — protein MTDESAPKDLRDQAPRQLPARRIDNDAQAIDAAHEVARLAKPGAAARDRERALPWRELEHFTALGLGGISIPREYGGAQVSYATVAEVFRVICAADPALGQIPQNQFGLLNVIDNVASDAQKRVLFGGVLNGRRIGNAGPERNTRNTLELKARLLPDGEHFRVSGEKFYSTGALFAHWVAVKAIDEQGRAVMGFVERGVEGLRIVDDWSGFGQRTTASGTVLLDNAPVAGSLVIHNGRLADVPNIQGAVSQLIQAAIDAGIAANALEDAIEFIRTRTRPFIDANVEQASEEPFTIAEIGRLQVELHAAEALLESAGHVLDEVSARPIDDESAARASIAVAEAKVLTTEVSLAASEKLFELAGSRATLAEFNLDRHWRNARVHTLHDPVRWKVQAVGAYHLNGARPARHSWI, from the coding sequence ATGACCGACGAATCCGCACCCAAGGACCTTCGTGACCAGGCGCCCCGGCAACTCCCGGCGCGCCGCATCGACAACGACGCCCAGGCCATCGACGCCGCCCACGAAGTGGCCCGCCTGGCGAAACCCGGCGCTGCCGCCCGCGACCGCGAGCGCGCACTGCCCTGGCGCGAGCTGGAGCACTTCACCGCCCTGGGCCTGGGCGGCATCAGCATTCCCCGCGAGTACGGCGGCGCGCAGGTTTCCTACGCCACCGTGGCCGAAGTCTTCCGCGTGATCTGCGCCGCCGACCCGGCATTGGGGCAAATTCCGCAGAACCAGTTCGGCCTGCTCAACGTGATCGACAACGTCGCCAGCGACGCGCAGAAGCGCGTACTGTTCGGCGGCGTACTCAACGGCCGGCGCATCGGCAATGCCGGCCCCGAACGCAACACCCGCAACACCCTCGAACTCAAGGCACGGCTGCTGCCCGACGGCGAACACTTCCGCGTCAGTGGCGAGAAGTTCTATTCCACCGGCGCGCTGTTCGCCCACTGGGTCGCGGTGAAGGCCATCGACGAGCAAGGCCGCGCGGTCATGGGCTTCGTCGAGCGCGGCGTGGAAGGCCTGCGCATCGTCGACGACTGGTCCGGCTTCGGCCAGCGCACCACCGCCAGCGGCACCGTGCTGCTGGACAATGCCCCCGTTGCCGGTTCGCTGGTGATCCACAACGGCCGCCTCGCCGACGTGCCGAACATCCAGGGTGCCGTCTCGCAACTGATCCAGGCCGCCATCGATGCCGGCATCGCGGCGAACGCCCTGGAAGACGCCATCGAGTTCATCCGCACACGCACCCGCCCTTTCATCGATGCCAACGTCGAGCAGGCCAGCGAAGAGCCCTTCACCATCGCCGAGATCGGCCGCCTGCAGGTCGAACTGCACGCCGCCGAGGCGCTGCTGGAGAGCGCCGGCCATGTGCTCGACGAAGTCAGCGCGCGCCCCATCGACGACGAGTCCGCTGCCCGTGCCTCCATCGCCGTGGCCGAGGCCAAGGTGCTGACCACCGAGGTCAGCCTGGCCGCCAGCGAAAAACTCTTCGAGCTGGCCGGCAGCCGCGCCACCCTTGCCGAATTCAACCTCGACCGCCACTGGCGCAACGCCCGCGTGCACACCCTGCACGACCCGGTGCGCTGGAAGGTCCAGGCGGTCGGCGCCTACCACCTCAACGGCGCACGCCCCGCGCGTCATTCCTGGATCTGA
- a CDS encoding SfnB family sulfur acquisition oxidoreductase, with amino-acid sequence MNSLVQSPAQIAPIHIIRSDDEALDVARTLAADFREDAIARDRERRLPIDELERFSRSGLWGITVPREHGGAGVSRVTVARVIAIISAADGSLGQIPQNHFYAVELLRVNGSEEQKARLFAEVLAGVRFGNALAEIGTRTAHERTTRLKREDGQLRIHGRKFYCTGALYAQRIPTLVIDDDGVQQFAFIARDSQGVEVIDDWSGFGQRTTGSGSVVFDGAPVSEDDIVPFQSAFERPTTVGPFAQILHAAIDVGIARGAYEDALVFLREKARPWIDAGVDKASDDPLAINEVGRLAIRLHAAEALLDRSGRVLDAATAEPSAESVAAASIAVAEARAITTEVSLLASSKLIELGGSRASLAELGLDRHWRNARVHTLHDPARWKYFAVGNYYLNDQLPPRRGTL; translated from the coding sequence ATGAACAGCCTCGTACAATCTCCCGCACAGATCGCCCCCATCCACATCATCCGCAGCGACGACGAAGCCCTCGACGTCGCCCGTACCCTGGCCGCCGACTTCCGCGAAGACGCCATCGCCCGTGACCGCGAGCGGCGCCTGCCGATCGACGAACTGGAGCGCTTCAGCCGCTCCGGCCTGTGGGGTATCACCGTGCCGCGCGAGCATGGCGGCGCCGGGGTTTCCCGCGTCACGGTGGCCCGCGTGATCGCGATCATCTCCGCCGCCGACGGCTCGCTGGGGCAGATTCCGCAGAACCATTTCTACGCCGTCGAACTGCTGCGGGTGAACGGCAGCGAAGAGCAGAAAGCCCGCCTGTTCGCCGAAGTGCTGGCCGGCGTGCGCTTCGGCAACGCGCTGGCAGAAATCGGCACGCGCACCGCCCACGAACGCACCACCCGTCTCAAGCGCGAAGACGGCCAACTGCGCATCCATGGCCGCAAGTTCTACTGCACCGGTGCGCTCTACGCACAGCGCATTCCGACCCTGGTGATCGATGACGACGGCGTCCAGCAGTTCGCCTTCATCGCGCGCGACAGCCAGGGCGTGGAGGTGATCGACGACTGGTCCGGCTTCGGCCAGCGCACCACCGGCAGCGGCAGCGTGGTGTTCGATGGCGCGCCCGTGAGCGAGGACGACATCGTGCCGTTCCAGAGCGCCTTCGAGCGTCCGACCACGGTCGGCCCCTTCGCACAGATTCTCCACGCCGCCATCGATGTCGGCATCGCCCGTGGCGCCTATGAAGATGCTTTGGTGTTCCTGCGCGAAAAGGCGCGGCCGTGGATCGACGCAGGCGTGGACAAGGCCAGCGACGACCCACTGGCGATCAATGAAGTCGGCCGCCTGGCGATCCGCTTGCACGCCGCCGAAGCGCTGCTGGATCGCTCCGGCCGCGTGCTCGATGCCGCCACTGCCGAGCCCAGCGCCGAGAGCGTCGCCGCCGCCTCCATCGCCGTGGCCGAGGCGCGGGCGATCACCACCGAGGTCTCGCTGCTGGCCAGCTCCAAGCTGATCGAACTGGGCGGCAGCCGCGCCAGCCTCGCCGAGCTGGGCCTGGACCGCCACTGGCGCAACGCCCGCGTGCACACCCTGCACGACCCGGCGCGCTGGAAGTACTTCGCGGTGGGCAATTACTACCTCAACGACCAGCTGCCGCCGCGCCGGGGGACCCTATGA
- a CDS encoding methionine ABC transporter permease, with protein MDGWFRNLDWHDLAQACLDTLAMLGGALAFTVLLGLPLGVLLYLTGKRQLHARPGLYRALSVVVNMLRSLPFIILLIVLIPVTTLITGTSLGVAGAIPPLVVGCTPFFARLVETALREVDRGLVEATQAMGASTWQIIWHTLLPEARTGLIAAVTVTAIVLVDYTAMSGVIGGGGLGDLAIRFGYQRFQTDVMIITVALLILLVQALQMSGDRLVARYTRR; from the coding sequence ATGGACGGCTGGTTCCGCAACCTCGACTGGCACGATCTCGCCCAGGCCTGCCTGGACACCCTCGCCATGCTCGGCGGCGCACTGGCCTTCACCGTGTTGCTGGGGCTGCCGCTGGGCGTGCTGCTGTACCTCACCGGCAAGCGCCAGTTGCATGCCAGGCCCGGCCTGTACCGCGCTCTGTCGGTGGTGGTGAACATGCTGCGCTCGCTGCCATTCATCATCCTGCTGATCGTGCTGATCCCGGTCACCACGCTGATCACCGGCACCTCGCTGGGCGTCGCCGGCGCGATTCCGCCGCTGGTGGTGGGTTGCACGCCGTTCTTCGCGCGGTTGGTGGAGACTGCCCTGCGCGAAGTCGACCGCGGCCTGGTGGAAGCCACCCAGGCGATGGGCGCCAGCACCTGGCAGATCATCTGGCACACCCTGCTGCCGGAAGCGCGCACCGGGCTGATCGCCGCCGTGACCGTCACCGCCATCGTGCTGGTGGACTACACCGCGATGTCCGGCGTGATCGGCGGCGGCGGTCTCGGCGACCTGGCGATCCGCTTCGGTTACCAGCGCTTCCAGACCGACGTGATGATCATCACCGTCGCCCTGCTGATCCTGCTGGTGCAGGCCCTGCAGATGAGCGGCGACCGTCTCGTGGCGCGCTACACCCGGCGCTGA